From one Microbacter margulisiae genomic stretch:
- a CDS encoding glycoside hydrolase family 28 protein, translated as MKKQFFAVLFTAFTFVATAQTAPALPADLYVNLPFVMPQVTKPVFPANVVSITTFGGKGDGKFDNTTAFAEAINAIVAKGGGTVEIPQGTWLTGPIVLKSNVCLHTEKGTTVLFSADLNHYPLIFGNFEGVNTYRCQSPISAYHAHNIAITGSGVFDGSGQAWRPLKKSKAPLSFWEQQVASGGVVDKSTKTWWPSEGALKGSRLSTDQNVPDVSDMKTWKAIKDYLRPVMIEFDSCQNVFLEGITIQNSPAWTIHPLMCQNVLLNGLTVRNPEYGQNTDGIDIESSKNVVLVNSSFSVGDDGICVKSGKNESGRKRGMPTENLLVENCIVYHAHGGFVIGSEMSGGVLNVKVSHCNFIGTDAGLRFKSTRGRGGVVKNIYISDINMSDIKTDAILFNMFYGGKTNDKVVKADITTPVFHSIFMKDIVCNGAKRALFLNGLPEMYLRDITLTNAQLTADEGGSIRESSNITLTNVSITTSSKPSLELENTQFVTFDHLLFPDDNHPVVALKGSDCQYVLIKNSPELSYSNITWSDHATKDAIEVRP; from the coding sequence ATGAAAAAACAATTTTTTGCAGTATTATTTACTGCGTTTACTTTTGTGGCAACTGCTCAGACGGCACCTGCGCTGCCTGCAGATCTTTACGTGAATCTACCTTTTGTAATGCCACAGGTTACAAAACCGGTTTTCCCTGCCAATGTGGTTTCGATCACTACTTTTGGCGGGAAAGGAGATGGTAAATTTGATAATACTACTGCTTTTGCGGAAGCAATTAATGCTATAGTTGCAAAAGGTGGTGGTACAGTAGAAATTCCACAGGGGACATGGCTTACGGGGCCTATTGTGTTGAAAAGTAATGTTTGTTTGCATACAGAGAAAGGAACAACCGTCTTGTTTTCTGCTGATTTAAATCATTATCCTTTGATTTTTGGAAATTTTGAAGGTGTGAATACATATCGGTGCCAATCTCCAATATCTGCTTATCATGCTCATAATATTGCTATTACAGGTAGCGGAGTTTTTGATGGTTCCGGACAAGCTTGGCGCCCATTGAAAAAGAGTAAAGCACCTCTTTCTTTTTGGGAGCAACAGGTTGCTTCGGGCGGCGTAGTGGATAAATCAACAAAAACATGGTGGCCAAGTGAAGGTGCTTTAAAAGGAAGCCGTCTTTCTACGGATCAAAATGTTCCGGATGTTTCTGATATGAAGACCTGGAAGGCAATTAAAGATTACCTGCGTCCGGTTATGATTGAATTTGATTCGTGTCAAAACGTTTTTTTAGAGGGAATTACCATACAAAATTCTCCAGCTTGGACTATTCATCCTCTGATGTGCCAAAATGTACTATTGAATGGATTAACGGTGCGAAATCCTGAATATGGACAAAATACAGATGGTATCGATATTGAGTCGTCTAAGAATGTAGTATTGGTAAATAGTTCATTCAGCGTTGGTGACGATGGGATTTGTGTAAAATCAGGAAAAAACGAATCGGGGCGTAAGCGTGGAATGCCTACAGAGAATCTTTTGGTAGAAAATTGCATTGTGTATCATGCTCATGGTGGTTTTGTTATCGGAAGCGAGATGTCAGGAGGTGTTCTCAATGTAAAGGTGAGCCATTGTAATTTTATCGGAACCGATGCCGGACTACGCTTCAAAAGTACCCGTGGACGCGGAGGAGTGGTGAAAAATATCTACATATCCGATATCAACATGTCGGATATTAAAACCGACGCTATTCTTTTCAATATGTTTTATGGCGGTAAAACAAACGATAAAGTGGTGAAAGCGGATATTACTACGCCTGTTTTTCATAGCATCTTCATGAAAGATATTGTTTGCAATGGTGCGAAGAGAGCTTTGTTTCTCAATGGACTGCCTGAGATGTATTTGAGAGATATTACTTTAACAAATGCTCAATTGACGGCTGATGAAGGTGGCAGCATACGCGAGTCCAGTAATATTACGTTGACGAATGTTTCGATTACAACCTCTTCGAAACCCTCTTTGGAGTTAGAAAACACGCAGTTTGTCACATTTGATCATTTGCTATTCCCTGACGATAATCATCCTGTTGTTGCTTTAAAAGGATCTGATTGTCAATATGTTTTAATAAAAAATTCTCCCGAACTATCCTACTCGAATATAACATGGAGTGATCATGCGACTAAAGACGCGATAGAAGTAAGGCCATAA
- a CDS encoding rhamnogalacturonan acetylesterase, producing MKKIASYLIFICFAGLFIAATQKPVRILLAGDSTLADKPIPDNPERGWGMVLPSYFNSNVVIRNYARNGRSTRSFIDEGRWANLVAHIQKGDYVIIQFGHNDEKINTPRYASPATYAANLSRFVIDVRAKGGIPILCTPVMRRRFDAQGHFVDTHGAYPDSARAVARRMHVPLFDLSKQTEDLLISLGVESSRKLFLHIAPGQYKSLPNGRNDDTHSSELGAMQNARFVVDDIRSWHLEPLVRNLRPENKIMVTYTTPTLPK from the coding sequence ATGAAAAAAATCGCCAGTTATTTGATTTTTATTTGTTTTGCAGGGTTATTTATTGCCGCTACGCAAAAACCAGTACGTATTTTATTGGCCGGAGATTCTACTCTGGCTGATAAACCCATTCCTGATAATCCCGAAAGAGGATGGGGTATGGTACTTCCATCTTATTTTAATAGCAATGTAGTAATTCGGAATTATGCCCGCAACGGGCGCAGTACGCGTTCTTTTATTGATGAAGGCCGTTGGGCGAATCTGGTTGCCCATATTCAGAAAGGAGATTATGTGATTATCCAGTTTGGGCATAATGATGAGAAAATCAATACGCCCCGATATGCTTCACCTGCGACTTATGCTGCCAATTTGAGTCGATTTGTGATCGATGTCCGTGCCAAAGGGGGAATTCCGATATTATGTACTCCGGTAATGCGTCGCAGGTTTGATGCTCAAGGACACTTTGTAGATACCCACGGCGCTTATCCTGATTCAGCACGTGCTGTTGCCCGGCGTATGCATGTCCCTTTATTTGATCTATCCAAACAAACGGAAGATTTGTTGATTTCGTTAGGAGTAGAAAGTTCCAGGAAGTTGTTCTTGCATATCGCTCCGGGGCAATATAAATCATTGCCAAATGGACGTAATGATGATACTCATTCTTCTGAATTAGGAGCCATGCAAAATGCCCGCTTTGTAGTTGATGATATAAGATCTTGGCATCTTGAACCTTTGGTTAGAAATTTGCGTCCTGAAAATAAAATTATGGTGACTTATACCACCCCAACGTTACCTAAATAA
- a CDS encoding cytochrome c biogenesis protein CcdA, which translates to MKKIGLLLAFISVSFLSIGQILQPITWSFSQQKKEGNIINLQFKASIDDGWHVYGQNLPSGGPVATSFHFDKITGAHLSGDVTSVSPIIRQYDQSFSMTLTWYVHQAVFNQKVIVTDPQKFFVSGYVEFMGCNDENCLPPAKIPFSFGKESSPITEPAKVKSISTPIHEVAPAIVQTIQPVKTDSVHTSKTTAVTESAQSTWAPVITQLDAFSNSKNNEDTHDPLWLIFLKGLLGGLIALFTPCVWPIIPLTVSFFLKRSDNKTKAKRDAGLYGFSIIAIYLILGILITLIFGASALNSLSTNAYFNLFFFALLVLFAASFLGAFELTLPASWTTKLDNKAESTSGFVSILLMAFTLALVSFSCTGPIIGTLLVDVAVNGSYLGPAIGMFGFALALAVPFMLFAMFPMWLKSMPKSGGWLNSVKVVLGFLELALSLKFFSVADLAYGWRLLDREVFLVLWIVIFALLGFYLLGKIKFAHDSDLKHVSVVRLLLSIITFAFALYMIPGLWGAPLKAISAFAPPLYTQDFNLNPQSQHTVYNDYDQALEAAATQHKPLLIDFTGYGCVNCRKMEAAVWTDPKVKQLMSEQFIVASLYVDDKTTLKQPMEVTENGHTSLLSTIGDKWSYLQRSKFGANAQPFYVIVDAKGIPLTGSFSFTENPARFAAFLEGALRKGSH; encoded by the coding sequence ATGAAAAAAATAGGTCTTTTGCTGGCATTCATCAGTGTTAGCTTTTTATCCATCGGTCAAATTTTACAACCCATCACCTGGAGTTTTTCTCAACAAAAGAAAGAAGGGAACATCATTAATCTTCAATTCAAAGCTTCCATTGACGATGGATGGCATGTTTATGGGCAAAATTTACCTTCCGGAGGACCGGTTGCAACATCATTTCATTTTGACAAAATAACCGGCGCCCATTTGTCAGGGGATGTAACGTCTGTATCACCGATCATCAGACAATATGACCAATCATTTTCTATGACACTGACATGGTATGTCCATCAAGCTGTTTTTAACCAAAAAGTGATTGTGACCGATCCGCAGAAATTCTTTGTTTCGGGATATGTTGAGTTCATGGGATGTAATGACGAGAACTGTTTGCCTCCTGCAAAAATTCCTTTTTCCTTTGGAAAAGAATCTTCTCCCATTACAGAGCCAGCTAAAGTAAAATCTATATCAACACCAATCCATGAAGTGGCACCGGCAATAGTTCAAACTATTCAACCGGTAAAAACAGATTCCGTACACACATCAAAGACCACAGCAGTAACTGAATCAGCTCAAAGCACATGGGCGCCAGTCATCACTCAACTTGATGCATTTAGTAATTCCAAAAATAATGAAGATACGCACGATCCTCTTTGGTTGATCTTTTTGAAAGGCCTGCTAGGTGGGTTAATTGCACTTTTTACGCCTTGCGTATGGCCTATTATACCTTTGACTGTCAGTTTTTTTCTAAAACGTTCGGATAACAAAACAAAAGCTAAACGCGATGCTGGTTTATACGGTTTCTCCATTATTGCCATTTACCTGATTCTTGGCATTTTAATCACTTTAATCTTTGGAGCAAGCGCATTGAATAGCCTTTCGACCAACGCATACTTCAACCTGTTTTTCTTTGCCTTATTAGTATTGTTTGCAGCTTCTTTCCTGGGAGCATTTGAACTGACACTGCCAGCATCCTGGACAACAAAGCTGGACAACAAAGCAGAGTCTACATCAGGCTTCGTCAGTATTTTACTCATGGCTTTTACTCTGGCGCTGGTTTCGTTCTCCTGCACCGGACCGATCATTGGGACGCTTCTTGTCGATGTTGCTGTCAATGGTTCATATCTGGGGCCTGCCATTGGTATGTTTGGTTTTGCATTGGCACTGGCTGTCCCATTTATGCTTTTTGCCATGTTTCCAATGTGGCTTAAATCAATGCCAAAATCTGGCGGCTGGCTAAATTCAGTCAAAGTAGTTTTGGGCTTTCTGGAATTGGCGTTGTCTTTGAAATTTTTTTCCGTAGCCGACTTAGCTTATGGATGGAGACTGCTTGACAGGGAGGTCTTTCTGGTGCTCTGGATCGTTATATTTGCTTTATTGGGATTTTATCTTCTTGGCAAAATTAAATTTGCACACGACAGCGACCTGAAACATGTTTCTGTGGTTCGCCTATTGCTATCCATCATCACTTTTGCGTTTGCTTTATACATGATTCCAGGCTTATGGGGAGCACCCTTAAAAGCCATCAGTGCTTTTGCTCCACCACTCTACACACAGGATTTTAATCTGAATCCACAATCACAACACACCGTTTACAACGATTATGATCAGGCACTGGAAGCTGCTGCCACACAACATAAACCTTTGCTAATCGATTTTACAGGCTATGGGTGCGTCAATTGCCGGAAAATGGAAGCTGCCGTTTGGACAGATCCCAAAGTGAAACAATTAATGAGCGAACAATTCATTGTTGCCTCGCTCTATGTTGACGATAAAACCACACTGAAGCAACCTATGGAAGTTACTGAAAACGGACACACATCTCTTTTATCAACGATAGGTGATAAATGGAGTTATTTACAACGATCGAAATTCGGCGCAAATGCTCAACCTTTTTATGTTATTGTGGATGCCAAAGGGATTCCTTTAACCGGATCATTTTCGTTTACTGAAAATCCTGCCAGGTTTGCTGCATTTTTGGAAGGCGCTTTAAGAAAGGGATCTCACTGA
- a CDS encoding glycosyl hydrolase family 28 protein, which translates to MTSSKNKLLLLCGCLLFEMFSYRLKASDIPLPTIPRTQFLITNYGASITNANNAAYINAAINAANAAGGGTVVFPKGTFLSGPITMKSNVNLYLADQDTLEILPYGSGNGLLPNTYPNNGSIDQYNPFIFGQNLNNIEVSGSGVIEGNGSAWWTAYASNSSMKRPCLIRFKACNTVLITGITLENSPGVHVTLGQSSSMGSNGTISYITVKAPSTSPNTDAIDTWYWNGIYIHHCNLSEGDDNVAMDSYSQNVTIKDCTLGYGHGISVGSYATAVHNITVDSCIFTNTTNGLRLKSQRDRGGSGANAVYNLSYSNITMTNVKWPFYITSYYYTSSPSISDPAQAITSTTPTWRDIYFKNITVNNSTYAGFIWGLPEQYVENVVFDNVKINATSRGMQTCFVDTLIFKNCSSITIPSGKGNAIYNPYDTINFSGLNPITGASTSCSSTGINEVIANGLHCYPNPVKGNVINLSADNTIVQVQLYSLLGLKLKEEHVNAMQFSMDISSLSSGYYILNVFFENGTVASQKLIKE; encoded by the coding sequence TGATATTCCATTGCCTACTATCCCGAGGACACAATTTTTAATTACCAATTATGGAGCCAGTATTACCAATGCGAATAATGCAGCTTACATCAATGCTGCAATTAATGCTGCTAATGCAGCAGGAGGTGGTACTGTGGTATTTCCCAAAGGAACATTCTTAAGTGGTCCGATAACAATGAAGAGTAATGTGAATTTATACTTGGCGGATCAGGATACTTTAGAAATTCTTCCTTATGGCAGTGGTAATGGTCTTTTGCCTAATACCTATCCTAATAACGGATCAATAGATCAATATAATCCCTTTATTTTTGGTCAGAATTTAAACAATATCGAAGTAAGTGGCAGTGGAGTAATCGAAGGAAATGGCAGTGCCTGGTGGACTGCCTATGCTTCGAATAGTTCTATGAAAAGGCCTTGTCTTATTCGATTTAAGGCATGCAATACGGTGCTAATCACAGGTATTACTTTGGAAAATTCCCCCGGCGTACATGTAACATTGGGTCAAAGTAGTTCCATGGGATCTAACGGTACTATTTCATATATTACAGTAAAGGCCCCCTCTACATCCCCAAATACTGATGCCATTGATACATGGTATTGGAATGGTATTTATATCCATCATTGCAATCTTTCAGAAGGAGATGATAATGTGGCTATGGATAGTTATAGTCAAAACGTTACCATAAAAGATTGTACCTTGGGCTATGGACATGGGATATCTGTAGGAAGCTATGCTACAGCAGTTCATAACATAACGGTTGATAGTTGTATTTTTACAAATACAACCAACGGACTTCGATTGAAATCACAACGGGATCGTGGTGGTAGTGGAGCTAATGCGGTGTACAATCTTTCATATTCAAATATAACAATGACTAATGTGAAATGGCCATTTTATATTACAAGCTATTATTATACTTCAAGCCCGTCTATCTCTGATCCGGCGCAAGCTATTACTAGCACCACCCCTACTTGGAGAGATATTTACTTTAAAAACATAACTGTAAATAACTCGACTTATGCCGGATTCATATGGGGATTGCCAGAGCAATATGTTGAGAATGTCGTTTTCGATAATGTGAAAATCAATGCCACTTCCAGAGGAATGCAAACCTGTTTTGTCGATACTTTGATTTTTAAAAATTGCTCATCTATTACAATTCCTTCTGGTAAAGGTAATGCTATCTACAATCCTTACGATACGATTAATTTTAGTGGTTTAAATCCAATTACAGGTGCTTCAACATCCTGTTCGTCTACAGGTATTAATGAAGTTATTGCTAACGGTTTGCATTGCTATCCAAATCCGGTGAAAGGGAATGTCATTAATTTGAGTGCCGACAATACTATTGTACAAGTTCAATTATATTCGTTATTAGGATTAAAACTGAAAGAAGAACATGTTAATGCTATGCAGTTTTCAATGGACATATCCTCTTTAAGTTCAGGATACTATATTCTTAATGTCTTTTTTGAGAACGGAACTGTTGCATCTCAGAAATTAATTAAAGAATAA
- a CDS encoding 3'-5' exonuclease: MTFTAIDFETAYAKFPCEIGICVVENDEIQSANSWLIKPACFPYMNYWCYKTHGISSDMVQDEPSFADLWSTLQPLLDDTLLIAHNAPFDMGVLRASLQYYDLAMPHSDYVCSVSLSRRVWKGLESYSLHNLCALHDIHFHHHRAGADAEACAKLVLKMAESSGLSSVEELVAHTGLQLQKV, encoded by the coding sequence ATGACATTTACGGCCATTGATTTTGAAACTGCTTATGCGAAATTTCCTTGTGAAATAGGAATTTGCGTAGTAGAAAACGATGAAATTCAATCTGCTAATTCATGGCTTATCAAACCTGCTTGTTTTCCCTATATGAATTACTGGTGTTATAAAACCCACGGTATCAGTTCCGATATGGTACAGGATGAACCTTCATTTGCAGATTTATGGAGCACTTTGCAGCCGCTTCTGGACGACACACTTCTGATCGCTCACAATGCTCCTTTTGACATGGGAGTTTTACGTGCTTCGCTACAATACTATGATTTGGCTATGCCTCACAGCGATTATGTCTGTAGTGTGTCTCTTTCCAGACGTGTTTGGAAAGGGCTTGAATCGTATAGCTTACATAATTTGTGTGCTCTTCATGATATTCATTTTCATCATCACCGGGCAGGTGCAGATGCAGAAGCATGTGCAAAATTAGTCCTGAAAATGGCAGAATCTTCCGGGTTATCCTCTGTGGAAGAATTAGTTGCCCATACAGGACTTCAACTTCAAAAAGTTTGA
- a CDS encoding glycoside hydrolase family 43 protein, with the protein MRNKLFFIVLIGLFPFTLLAEQSTVSKVWVPDLGNGYYKNPIIYADYSDPDVCRVGDDYYLVSSSFDAVPGLPVLHSKDLVNWTIIGHALQQQPPYDHFSKTQHGGGVWAPAIRYHDGMFYIYYPDPDYGIYMVKAKNPAGPWSTPALVQGGKGLEDPCPLWDTDGKVYLVHAYAGSRAGIRDILVMNQMNQKGTKFINEGVIVYDGHGVDEDVEGPKLYKRDGYYYILAPAGGFDQGWEIALRSKNIYGPYERHVVMNQGKSDIVSPHQGGWVETKTGQSWFLHFAQPTTYGRLVYLEPMKWVNGWPIIGKDQGNGIGEPVDQYQMPNVGKKYPVATPQTSDDFSSGTLGLQWQWQANPQATWVFPFKSKGVLRLYGQLLPKEFKNYWDVPNILMQKFPAPEFTATTKVTFNPSMEGDRAGLIVMGMDYADLTIENGAKGLILTQNSCLKADKGSAEMVHSSLPLTTSTLWLRVHVSDFSQITSQDKTLKVTCRFSYSLDGKNFSAFGNPFVATEGKWIGAKVGLFCTRQQWSHDAGYLDVHNFLIDK; encoded by the coding sequence ATGCGAAATAAGTTGTTTTTTATTGTCTTAATTGGGCTATTCCCTTTTACTCTTTTGGCGGAGCAATCGACCGTGTCAAAAGTATGGGTGCCTGATTTGGGTAACGGATATTATAAAAATCCTATTATTTATGCAGATTATTCTGATCCTGACGTTTGTCGTGTCGGAGATGATTATTATCTGGTCTCTTCCAGTTTTGATGCTGTTCCAGGCTTACCTGTCTTACATTCAAAAGACTTGGTGAACTGGACTATCATTGGCCATGCCCTGCAACAACAGCCTCCATATGATCATTTTTCAAAAACGCAGCATGGTGGAGGAGTGTGGGCGCCTGCAATCCGGTATCATGATGGTATGTTCTATATTTATTATCCCGATCCTGATTATGGTATTTATATGGTAAAGGCTAAAAACCCTGCCGGCCCCTGGTCGACTCCGGCGCTTGTTCAGGGAGGAAAAGGTTTGGAAGATCCTTGCCCTTTATGGGATACTGATGGGAAAGTTTATCTTGTTCATGCGTATGCAGGCAGTAGAGCCGGCATTCGGGATATCTTGGTGATGAATCAAATGAACCAGAAGGGAACAAAATTTATAAATGAAGGAGTGATCGTTTACGATGGGCATGGTGTAGATGAGGATGTTGAAGGCCCGAAGCTGTATAAGCGCGATGGTTATTATTACATCCTGGCTCCGGCTGGCGGATTTGATCAGGGATGGGAAATAGCCCTTCGGTCAAAAAATATTTATGGCCCTTATGAACGCCATGTTGTAATGAATCAGGGTAAATCTGATATTGTATCTCCCCATCAGGGTGGTTGGGTTGAGACAAAAACAGGCCAGTCCTGGTTTTTACATTTTGCACAACCTACTACCTATGGACGTCTGGTGTATCTGGAACCTATGAAATGGGTAAACGGATGGCCTATTATTGGGAAAGATCAGGGAAATGGGATCGGAGAGCCTGTGGATCAGTATCAGATGCCAAATGTTGGCAAAAAATATCCGGTTGCAACACCTCAAACGTCCGATGATTTTAGTAGTGGAACACTTGGCTTGCAATGGCAATGGCAGGCAAATCCACAGGCTACATGGGTATTCCCATTCAAGAGCAAAGGAGTCCTTCGCCTTTATGGGCAACTTCTGCCGAAGGAATTTAAAAATTATTGGGATGTGCCTAATATACTCATGCAGAAATTTCCTGCTCCCGAATTTACCGCTACTACCAAAGTTACCTTTAACCCTTCCATGGAGGGAGATAGGGCCGGTTTGATTGTGATGGGAATGGATTATGCTGATTTGACGATTGAAAATGGAGCGAAAGGCTTGATCTTGACGCAAAATAGTTGCCTGAAAGCCGATAAAGGATCTGCTGAGATGGTTCATTCATCTCTTCCACTTACAACTTCAACCCTATGGTTAAGAGTACATGTGTCAGATTTCAGCCAAATAACATCTCAGGACAAAACGCTTAAAGTAACGTGCCGATTCAGCTATAGCCTTGACGGGAAGAATTTTTCCGCTTTCGGCAATCCATTTGTTGCAACAGAAGGGAAATGGATCGGTGCAAAAGTTGGCTTATTCTGTACCAGGCAACAATGGAGTCATGATGCAGGATATCTTGATGTACACAATTTTTTAATTGATAAATAA